One Streptomyces sp. L2 genomic window carries:
- a CDS encoding glycoside hydrolase family 43 protein, translated as MTTEATTAATASSVPPANRSGTITNPVLPGFHPDPSILRVGDDYYLATSTFEWHPGVRVHHSRDLVHWRPLPGALDERRLLDLSGVPDSGGVWAPCLSYAHGLFHLVFTRVDNHHGGWWDAQNYVTTAPTASGPWSDPVPVHARGFDPSLFHDEDGVCWMLSLTGDWRPRRDPFAGIQAQRWDCAAGRLTGEVHMLFHGTGAGVTEGPHLYRRHGFYYLMTAEGGTSWDHQVTVARSPTLLGPYESDPHGPTLTSRHRPELTLQKAGHGSLVRTRTGEWYLAHLTGRPDTPRGRCVLGRETALQRVEWSEDGWPRVAGGIPADRTPAPRLPAHPFPEEPARDDFDGDRLGPHWATLRRPATPDWADLTARPSHLRVHGGQSPRGLRTPSLVARRAGSFHCSLEAPVDFDAAGTQQLAGLTAYYDTRNWHYAYISRDDGGRRVLSVLTCDDGNRVEGATVPLPDTGPVELRVTLGLPYVVFHHRPPGGQWAALGAPLDATILSDEYAGEKQPPEGRAASPAFTGTFLGLWVQDIAADGAYADFDHATYREH; from the coding sequence ATGACCACCGAAGCCACCACGGCCGCCACCGCCTCCTCAGTACCCCCGGCAAACCGGTCCGGGACGATCACCAACCCCGTCCTGCCCGGCTTCCACCCCGACCCGTCGATCCTGCGCGTCGGCGACGACTACTACCTCGCCACCTCCACCTTCGAATGGCACCCCGGTGTGCGCGTCCACCACTCACGCGACCTGGTCCACTGGCGCCCGCTGCCCGGAGCACTGGACGAGCGCCGGCTGCTGGACCTGTCCGGCGTCCCGGACTCCGGCGGCGTGTGGGCGCCCTGCCTGTCGTACGCGCACGGCCTGTTCCACCTGGTCTTCACCCGCGTGGACAACCACCACGGCGGCTGGTGGGACGCCCAGAACTACGTCACCACCGCCCCCACCGCCTCCGGCCCCTGGTCCGACCCGGTGCCCGTGCACGCCCGCGGCTTCGACCCCTCCCTCTTCCACGACGAGGACGGCGTCTGCTGGATGCTGTCGCTGACCGGGGACTGGCGCCCGCGCCGCGACCCCTTCGCCGGCATCCAGGCCCAGCGCTGGGACTGCGCCGCCGGCCGGCTCACCGGCGAGGTCCACATGCTGTTCCACGGCACCGGCGCGGGCGTCACCGAGGGCCCCCACCTGTACCGCCGCCACGGCTTCTACTACCTGATGACCGCGGAGGGCGGCACCTCCTGGGACCACCAAGTCACCGTCGCCCGCTCGCCCACCCTGCTCGGCCCCTACGAATCCGACCCCCACGGGCCCACCCTCACCTCGCGCCACCGCCCCGAACTCACCCTGCAGAAGGCGGGACACGGCAGCCTGGTCCGCACCCGGACCGGCGAGTGGTACCTGGCCCACCTCACCGGCCGCCCCGACACCCCGCGCGGCCGGTGCGTCCTCGGCAGGGAGACCGCCCTCCAGCGCGTGGAGTGGTCCGAGGACGGCTGGCCCCGGGTGGCGGGCGGCATCCCCGCCGACCGGACACCCGCGCCCCGGCTGCCCGCGCACCCGTTTCCCGAGGAGCCCGCCCGCGACGACTTCGACGGCGACCGGCTCGGCCCGCACTGGGCCACCCTGCGCCGCCCGGCCACACCGGACTGGGCCGACCTCACCGCCCGCCCCTCCCACCTGCGCGTCCACGGCGGCCAGTCACCGCGCGGCCTGCGCACCCCCAGCCTGGTCGCCCGCCGCGCCGGCTCCTTCCACTGCTCCCTGGAAGCACCGGTCGACTTCGACGCCGCCGGCACCCAGCAACTCGCCGGTCTCACCGCGTACTACGACACCCGCAACTGGCACTACGCCTACATCAGCCGCGACGACGGCGGCAGAAGAGTGCTGTCGGTCCTCACGTGCGACGACGGCAACCGGGTGGAGGGCGCCACGGTCCCACTGCCGGACACCGGGCCCGTCGAACTGCGGGTGACCCTCGGCCTGCCGTACGTCGTCTTCCACCACCGCCCGCCAGGAGGGCAGTGGGCGGCGCTCGGGGCGCCGCTGGACGCGACGATCCTGTCCGACGAGTACGCCGGCGAGAAGCAGCCCCCCGAAGGCCGCGCCGCCAGCCCCGCCTTCACCGGCACCTTCCTCGGCCTCTGGGTCCAGGACATCGCCGCCGACGGCGCCTACGCCGACTTCGACCACGCCACCTACCGCGAGCACTGA
- a CDS encoding SDR family oxidoreductase: MRVLVAGSTGYLGRHVVRELKDRGHHVRALVRDPGRLGPVRDAVDDVFTADATDRAALSGCCDGMDAVVSTIGLVGKKSGQSCWDVDYGANRNLLEEAERAGVGAFVYSSVVHAPALEKLQLVRAKRAFEQELRNSGVAHTILFPNGFFSDFDEYLDMARKGRVFVFGDGGFRINPVDGADVAAAAADALTGDSGEVEVGGPDVLTHEQIAQEAFRALGTAPRITHVPAGLLTAGLALLRLLTPSRVHAVVEFPLTVLTHDVVSPATGRHRLADYYRQAVGSDSAGGTASRDTVAPRTE; the protein is encoded by the coding sequence ATGAGGGTTCTCGTCGCCGGTTCGACCGGCTATCTGGGACGACACGTCGTCCGGGAACTGAAGGACCGCGGACACCACGTGCGGGCGCTGGTCCGCGACCCCGGCCGGCTGGGGCCGGTCCGCGACGCCGTGGACGACGTGTTCACCGCCGATGCGACCGACCGGGCCGCGCTCTCGGGCTGCTGCGACGGCATGGACGCGGTCGTGAGCACCATCGGGCTGGTGGGGAAGAAGAGCGGGCAGAGCTGCTGGGACGTGGACTACGGCGCCAACCGGAATCTTTTGGAGGAGGCCGAGCGGGCCGGGGTCGGCGCGTTCGTCTACTCCTCCGTCGTGCACGCGCCCGCTCTGGAGAAGCTGCAACTCGTGCGTGCCAAGCGGGCGTTCGAGCAGGAGCTGCGTAATTCCGGTGTGGCGCACACGATCCTGTTCCCGAACGGGTTCTTCTCCGACTTCGACGAGTACCTCGACATGGCGCGCAAGGGCCGCGTCTTCGTGTTCGGTGACGGCGGCTTCCGTATCAATCCCGTCGACGGCGCGGATGTCGCCGCGGCGGCGGCCGACGCCCTCACCGGCGACAGCGGTGAGGTCGAGGTCGGCGGCCCTGATGTGCTCACGCACGAGCAGATCGCCCAGGAGGCCTTCCGGGCCCTGGGCACGGCCCCGCGTATCACCCACGTTCCGGCTGGGCTCCTCACGGCGGGGCTGGCCCTGTTGCGTCTGCTGACACCCTCCCGCGTCCACGCGGTCGTCGAGTTCCCGCTCACCGTGCTCACCCACGACGTGGTCTCCCCGGCCACCGGGCGGCACCGCCTCGCCGACTACTACCGGCAGGCGGTGGGCAGCGATTCCGCCGGTGGCACGGCCTCCCGGGACACCGTCGCGCCCCGCACTGAGTGA
- a CDS encoding TetR/AcrR family transcriptional regulator, which produces MTDAGVALLAEGGWPAVTTRAVAERAGAQVGLIHYHFGGLAGLHQAIARKAGDEVITPVLDALLEAPEPHAALETLRELVPATTGEGRTLRLAVELMAGALRDPVLGDVLRDGLRQARARIGERLAELYPSWSEARRTGAAVVVTALLDGIVLHQVLDASLPVDEALAAVGELLGGRT; this is translated from the coding sequence TTGACGGATGCGGGCGTCGCGTTGCTGGCCGAGGGCGGCTGGCCCGCGGTGACCACGCGGGCGGTGGCCGAGCGGGCCGGGGCCCAGGTCGGGCTGATCCACTACCACTTCGGCGGCCTGGCCGGCCTGCACCAGGCCATCGCGCGGAAGGCCGGGGACGAGGTCATCACGCCGGTCCTCGACGCCCTGCTGGAGGCACCGGAGCCGCACGCCGCCCTGGAGACGCTCCGCGAGCTGGTACCGGCCACGACGGGCGAGGGCCGCACGCTGCGCCTGGCGGTGGAACTGATGGCGGGCGCCCTGCGCGACCCCGTGCTGGGCGACGTCCTGCGAGACGGGCTCCGTCAGGCGCGGGCGCGGATCGGTGAGCGACTCGCGGAGCTCTACCCGTCGTGGTCCGAGGCGAGGCGCACCGGCGCGGCCGTCGTCGTCACCGCGCTGCTGGACGGGATCGTGCTGCACCAGGTGCTGGACGCGTCGCTGCCCGTCGACGAGGCGTTGGCCGCGGTCGGCGAGCTGCTCGGCGGCCGTACGTGA
- a CDS encoding transposase, which yields MVRRAAGEEPEPTAAMIDSQSAKSVFSADAGTVGLDGDKKVRGRKRNIVADTLGLLLVVLGTAAIIHDVHPGHQVNEMVAHRRPAVSKMWGDTAYRGAAGHASVRDIGLKTTTKGLGVKGFQPFRQRWTTERTLGRLGRSRRIRPRIREHTPLP from the coding sequence ATGGTCCGCCGTGCGGCGGGAGAGGAGCCGGAGCCCACCGCGGCGATGATCGACTCGCAGTCCGCGAAGAGCGTGTTCAGCGCGGATGCCGGCACGGTGGGACTCGACGGCGACAAGAAGGTCAGGGGGCGCAAGAGGAACATCGTCGCCGACACGCTCGGCCTGCTCCTGGTGGTCCTAGGCACCGCCGCCATCATCCACGACGTCCACCCCGGCCACCAGGTGAACGAGATGGTGGCTCACCGCCGCCCCGCCGTCAGCAAGATGTGGGGCGATACCGCCTACCGCGGAGCCGCCGGTCATGCCTCCGTCAGGGACATCGGCTTAAAGACCACCACCAAGGGCCTCGGCGTGAAGGGCTTCCAGCCCTTTCGTCAGCGCTGGACGACCGAACGAACTCTGGGCCGGCTCGGCCGCTCCCGCCGCATCCGTCCGCGAATACGAGAGCACACCCCGCTCCCTTGA
- a CDS encoding family 43 glycosylhydrolase, which produces MSRALHIVLRLAVAFFLGFLLPLQAADDAAAAAGTFTNGTQFINTAGDAVHGHGGSMIKVDGYYYWFGENTFPNGPFASVPIYRSSDLRTWEFRNSALVQSSAPELQRAGVYRPRVIYNASTHQYVLFVRKENYPSPMTENKVAVATSPTVDGTYTYRGSFRPMGYKSFDMTVFRDTDGRAYLISTTNGQKDQTIFRLAPDYLSVAARVTTLHGVAREAQSVFKRNGVYFMVSSGTTGWNPNQQKYTTATSMAGPWSGQTNLGDSIGYGSQVTSIVPVQGSRTTSYLYMGDRWAQPWHGVHNDSEYVWLPLRFPTNRSLWMPYHPRVFINTDTGVVSGVGWGNPYQELRAQHSGQCLTALWSWNDGAGVTQRPCGNAQNTNQHWQLLPLDDGYYRIIDRHNHKCLTVPNSVTNDGAWLTQQTCGVDWNQQWQFTSIGGGSWRITARHSGKSLTITAGPRAVQYSWRGTANQKWQQVRAPY; this is translated from the coding sequence ATGTCCAGGGCATTGCATATCGTTCTGCGATTAGCCGTCGCATTTTTCCTCGGCTTCCTCTTACCATTGCAGGCCGCTGATGACGCCGCAGCCGCCGCGGGGACGTTCACCAACGGGACCCAGTTCATCAATACCGCCGGAGATGCGGTACATGGACATGGCGGCAGCATGATCAAAGTGGACGGGTACTATTACTGGTTCGGCGAAAACACTTTTCCCAACGGCCCGTTCGCATCCGTCCCGATCTACCGCTCCAGCGATCTGCGTACATGGGAATTCCGTAACAGTGCGCTGGTCCAGTCCTCGGCCCCCGAGCTGCAGAGAGCCGGGGTCTATCGGCCCAGGGTCATTTACAACGCCAGCACGCATCAGTATGTACTCTTCGTTCGCAAAGAGAACTATCCATCGCCCATGACCGAGAACAAGGTCGCAGTCGCCACATCGCCCACGGTGGACGGCACCTATACCTACCGGGGCAGCTTCCGCCCCATGGGGTACAAGTCCTTCGACATGACTGTCTTCCGGGACACCGACGGCCGTGCGTACCTGATCTCGACGACCAATGGCCAGAAGGACCAGACCATCTTCCGCCTGGCCCCCGACTATCTGAGTGTTGCCGCCCGGGTCACCACCCTGCACGGCGTGGCGCGGGAAGCGCAGTCGGTGTTCAAGCGCAACGGTGTCTACTTCATGGTGTCATCGGGCACCACCGGCTGGAATCCGAACCAGCAGAAATACACCACCGCGACCAGCATGGCCGGTCCCTGGAGCGGCCAGACCAATCTTGGCGACAGCATCGGCTACGGCTCGCAGGTCACCTCCATCGTCCCTGTCCAGGGCAGCCGCACGACCTCGTACCTCTACATGGGCGACCGGTGGGCGCAGCCCTGGCACGGTGTGCACAACGACTCGGAGTACGTCTGGCTGCCGCTGCGGTTTCCCACCAACAGGTCGCTGTGGATGCCCTATCACCCGCGGGTCTTCATCAACACCGACACCGGCGTGGTGAGCGGGGTCGGCTGGGGAAACCCCTACCAGGAGCTGCGGGCCCAGCACAGCGGCCAGTGCCTGACCGCGCTGTGGTCCTGGAACGACGGGGCCGGTGTGACGCAACGCCCCTGCGGCAACGCCCAGAACACCAACCAGCACTGGCAGCTCCTCCCCCTGGACGACGGCTATTACCGGATCATCGACCGGCACAATCACAAATGCCTCACGGTGCCGAATTCGGTCACCAACGACGGGGCGTGGCTGACCCAGCAGACCTGCGGCGTCGACTGGAACCAGCAGTGGCAATTCACCAGCATCGGCGGCGGTTCCTGGCGCATCACCGCCCGGCACAGCGGCAAGAGCCTGACCATCACCGCCGGCCCAAGAGCCGTCCAGTACTCCTGGAGAGGCACTGCCAACCAGAAGTGGCAACAAGTACGCGCACCTTACTGA
- a CDS encoding phospholipase D-like domain-containing protein, producing MTQNISAARDTVDISSLAPLPNGAFEDAIIAGLKASVAAGHRLRVRILVGAAPIYHINVIPATYRDALLAKLGDAAHGITLNVASMTTSKTSFSWNHTKLLVVDGRSVITGGINDWKDDYIDTSHPVWDVDLALTGPAARTAGHYLDTLWSWTCRNAGHPAKVWLAASSGAPCMSTMEQDREQATGQDMSAPDHPGDIPVIAVGGLGVGIRDSDPSPSSPPALPAAPGSACGIHAHDNTNADRGYDSVNPEESALRSLIGSAREHIEISQQDLNGTCPPLPRYDIRLYDTLAAKLAAGVKVRIVVSDPANRGLIGSGGYSQIRSLSEISDILRDRLTRLTGDRASANSALCANLQLAEFRSAASDKWRDGHPYALHHKLVSVDDSAFYIGSKNLYPAWLQDFGYIVESPAAARQLKAKLLDPEWTYSRQTATVDYARGICPR from the coding sequence ATGACTCAGAACATCTCCGCCGCCCGCGACACGGTGGACATCTCCTCGCTGGCTCCCTTGCCCAACGGCGCCTTCGAGGACGCCATCATCGCCGGACTCAAGGCCTCGGTGGCGGCCGGACACAGGCTGCGGGTACGGATCCTCGTCGGTGCCGCTCCCATCTACCACATCAATGTGATACCGGCGACCTACCGTGACGCCCTCTTGGCCAAGCTCGGCGACGCCGCCCACGGCATCACCCTCAACGTCGCATCCATGACGACCTCCAAGACCTCTTTCTCCTGGAACCACACCAAGCTCCTGGTGGTCGACGGGCGAAGCGTGATCACCGGCGGCATCAACGACTGGAAGGACGACTACATCGACACCTCTCACCCGGTGTGGGACGTCGATCTGGCGCTCACCGGACCCGCCGCCCGCACGGCTGGCCACTACCTGGACACGCTGTGGAGCTGGACCTGCCGGAACGCGGGCCACCCCGCCAAAGTCTGGCTCGCCGCCTCCTCCGGCGCACCCTGCATGTCCACCATGGAGCAGGACAGGGAGCAGGCAACGGGGCAGGACATGTCCGCTCCCGACCACCCCGGCGACATCCCCGTCATCGCCGTCGGCGGACTCGGCGTCGGCATCCGGGACTCTGACCCGTCGCCCTCGTCCCCGCCCGCCCTGCCCGCCGCTCCCGGCTCCGCCTGCGGCATCCACGCACACGACAACACCAACGCGGACCGCGGCTACGACAGCGTCAACCCCGAGGAGAGCGCGCTGCGCTCGCTGATCGGCAGCGCCCGCGAGCACATTGAGATCTCCCAGCAGGACCTGAACGGCACGTGTCCGCCGCTGCCGCGCTACGACATCCGGCTGTACGACACTCTGGCCGCCAAGCTCGCGGCCGGGGTCAAGGTCCGCATCGTGGTGAGTGATCCGGCGAACCGCGGTCTGATCGGCAGTGGCGGTTACTCGCAGATCAGGTCACTGTCCGAGATCAGCGACATTCTCCGTGACCGGCTCACACGGCTCACTGGTGACCGGGCCTCCGCGAACAGCGCCCTGTGCGCCAACCTGCAACTCGCTGAGTTCCGCAGCGCCGCGTCGGACAAGTGGCGGGACGGCCACCCGTACGCGCTCCACCACAAACTCGTCTCGGTCGACGACTCCGCGTTCTACATCGGCTCGAAGAATCTCTATCCGGCCTGGCTGCAGGACTTCGGCTACATCGTGGAGAGCCCGGCCGCCGCACGGCAGCTGAAGGCGAAGCTGCTCGACCCGGAATGGACCTACTCCCGGCAGACCGCCACGGTCGACTACGCACGGGGCATCTGCCCGCGTTAG
- a CDS encoding L-threonylcarbamoyladenylate synthase, with product MGAHAFTPSAIAEIYRLKNRPVWNPLIVHVIDAESAHSLARVWPDAAVALADRFWPGPLSLVVERVDRVADAVNAGTGTVALRVPAHPVAQALLRECGLPLAAPSANRSEQLSPTRAQHVLRSLRMCRWSWTADRKEVVGAIDCRANRPRAAPSARPALRGATTHRRPRS from the coding sequence TTGGGTGCCCACGCGTTCACGCCCAGCGCGATCGCGGAGATCTACCGGCTGAAGAACCGCCCAGTTTGGAATCCGCTCATCGTGCACGTCATCGACGCGGAATCGGCGCATTCGCTGGCTCGTGTCTGGCCGGATGCAGCAGTGGCGCTGGCAGACCGGTTCTGGCCCGGACCCTTGTCGCTGGTAGTGGAACGCGTTGACCGCGTAGCGGACGCGGTCAACGCGGGCACCGGCACCGTTGCGCTGCGCGTGCCGGCCCATCCGGTAGCTCAGGCGCTGCTGAGGGAGTGCGGGCTACCACTGGCGGCTCCGAGCGCCAATCGGTCCGAGCAGCTTTCGCCGACGCGCGCCCAGCATGTGCTGCGCAGCCTGCGGATGTGCCGTTGGTCGTGGACGGCGGACCGCAAGGAGGTCGTCGGCGCGATCGACTGTCGGGCGAACCGTCCCAGGGCGGCGCCGTCCGCTCGCCCGGCTCTGCGCGGCGCCACTACGCACCGACGGCCAAGATCGTGA
- a CDS encoding peptidase inhibitor family I36 protein: protein MSHRSLRLGLTTLTVTGLIGLAATVAPVASAADAPAATNTCHQGEFCLFSGPRQTGQIIYRLDAKVTRTGFTFPEVDSLDPVITPLSAHNPIPDSFGCIVRLNDKPHFAGSEQEIDGVGDHELTGGPVGSITPDCG from the coding sequence GTGTCGCACCGCTCATTACGCCTTGGCCTGACGACCCTGACTGTCACCGGCCTCATCGGGCTCGCCGCCACCGTCGCGCCCGTCGCCTCCGCTGCTGACGCTCCCGCGGCGACGAACACCTGCCACCAGGGCGAGTTCTGTCTCTTCAGCGGGCCCCGTCAGACCGGCCAGATCATCTACAGGCTCGACGCCAAGGTCACCAGGACCGGCTTCACCTTCCCGGAGGTCGACTCGCTCGACCCGGTGATCACGCCGCTTTCGGCACACAACCCGATCCCGGACTCCTTCGGCTGCATCGTGCGTCTCAACGACAAGCCACACTTCGCCGGTTCTGAACAGGAGATCGACGGCGTCGGCGACCACGAGTTGACCGGCGGACCCGTCGGGTCGATCACGCCTGACTGCGGCTGA
- a CDS encoding right-handed parallel beta-helix repeat-containing protein, with amino-acid sequence MVQATYYVSPDGSGSACTQAVPCAVETAKSAVERRTNAMSGDLVVQFQAGTYQLSSALEFGPSDSGRNGHDVIYTAAPEQKVTLSGGVPVTGWRLHDTAKDIWQAPAPAGLRTRQLYVNGRRATVASMPASTVFGSMQKTGTGFTYTSAAPNTWQHKDSIDVVYGHSASHRGWTYSVCPVSSIADGTVTMNNSCHANVAGINQTTVPTAVENNYALLSSPGQFYHDTSAGTIYYIPQEGQDMRTATVIAGKLQTLVELGGTPDSPVEHMRFTGLKFEHATWLFGEQGLADLQANVLFTETQDPSAHTKPLPANVACHSCDDVTFNGNTFTHLGGGGLGFDGGGHDNTVTGNVFTDIASNGIQIGDGTNYTPPATLESGYTVSDNYVHNVATEYHGGVGILATWVKHTKITHNEVWDTPYTGISLGWGWGAATSQPMVDNHVDSNYVHDVMTSALEDGGPIYVVGTQGATPPSTMTGNHVENDSQRYAALYMDQGSSYWHVEYNVVNGYAPAWLFVQSMALPVAEHNTVQNNYASADAGGIYTTPPGTNTVSNNTTAVAEGNWNAEAKSIMASAGLEPEYTWIRKGGQRRNLAYARPATASSTYSAQYAPSQASNDRITTPGNGPYSAPFASAMDDTSAWWQVDLGASYPLSKIQILFRQDGVDNPAERQDLQIWVSNFPGISHDHTIACSIGAMPLPYQSSYNCPAPLGIWRYVTVTKPGHLVLGQVRVFGATTITPDPCSQGEDQPAPPACAAGASNQQAISNCPPTSATCLQRLAGTGTGTLQLIARARSDSADFEQKARDTDPDTAAHDLCPIATSITSHSQAAAFRFPPSWWYC; translated from the coding sequence GTGGTGCAGGCGACGTATTACGTTTCTCCTGACGGGAGCGGTTCGGCCTGCACGCAGGCGGTGCCGTGTGCTGTGGAGACGGCAAAGTCCGCTGTTGAACGGCGAACGAATGCCATGTCCGGTGATCTGGTCGTCCAATTTCAGGCCGGTACGTACCAGCTCTCGTCCGCTCTTGAGTTTGGGCCGTCCGACTCGGGCAGGAACGGCCATGATGTTATTTACACGGCGGCACCGGAGCAAAAGGTGACCCTGAGTGGTGGCGTTCCTGTCACTGGCTGGCGTCTTCACGACACGGCGAAGGACATCTGGCAGGCTCCCGCACCGGCTGGCCTGAGGACACGGCAACTGTACGTGAACGGCCGCCGCGCTACCGTCGCGAGCATGCCGGCAAGTACGGTATTCGGCTCGATGCAGAAGACGGGCACGGGCTTCACTTACACCAGCGCCGCGCCGAACACCTGGCAGCACAAGGACAGCATCGACGTCGTCTACGGCCATTCCGCCTCACATCGTGGCTGGACATATTCCGTCTGCCCAGTTTCTTCGATCGCCGACGGAACGGTCACCATGAACAATTCCTGCCACGCCAACGTGGCCGGAATCAACCAAACCACCGTGCCAACCGCAGTGGAAAACAACTATGCACTGCTCAGTTCGCCGGGCCAGTTCTACCACGACACCAGTGCCGGGACGATCTACTACATTCCGCAAGAGGGCCAGGACATGCGGACCGCCACGGTCATCGCCGGAAAGCTGCAGACGCTCGTGGAACTGGGCGGAACCCCGGACAGCCCGGTGGAGCACATGCGGTTCACCGGCCTGAAATTCGAGCACGCCACCTGGCTGTTCGGAGAACAGGGACTCGCAGACCTGCAAGCCAATGTGCTCTTCACCGAGACACAGGACCCCTCCGCCCACACGAAGCCCCTCCCGGCGAACGTGGCCTGCCACTCCTGCGACGACGTCACGTTCAACGGCAACACGTTCACTCATCTCGGCGGCGGAGGCCTAGGTTTTGACGGGGGCGGCCACGACAACACCGTCACCGGCAACGTATTCACCGATATCGCGTCCAATGGCATCCAGATCGGTGACGGCACGAACTACACACCGCCCGCCACATTGGAGTCCGGGTACACGGTCAGCGACAACTACGTGCACAACGTGGCCACCGAGTACCACGGCGGGGTCGGAATCCTGGCTACCTGGGTCAAGCACACCAAGATCACCCACAACGAAGTCTGGGACACTCCCTATACCGGCATCTCACTGGGCTGGGGCTGGGGCGCCGCCACGTCTCAGCCCATGGTCGACAACCACGTCGATTCCAACTACGTCCACGATGTCATGACCTCGGCGCTCGAGGACGGCGGTCCCATCTACGTGGTCGGGACTCAGGGAGCGACACCTCCCTCCACCATGACCGGGAATCACGTGGAGAACGACTCCCAGCGATACGCGGCACTGTACATGGACCAGGGATCCAGTTACTGGCACGTGGAATACAACGTCGTGAACGGCTACGCTCCCGCCTGGCTCTTCGTTCAATCGATGGCACTGCCTGTCGCCGAGCACAACACGGTGCAGAACAACTATGCGAGCGCCGACGCGGGTGGCATTTACACCACCCCTCCCGGCACGAACACCGTGTCCAACAACACCACCGCAGTAGCGGAAGGGAACTGGAACGCCGAAGCAAAGTCCATCATGGCAAGTGCAGGGCTCGAGCCGGAGTACACCTGGATCAGAAAGGGCGGGCAACGGCGCAACCTCGCCTACGCACGTCCCGCCACAGCCTCCAGCACCTACTCAGCGCAGTACGCGCCCTCCCAGGCCAGCAACGACCGGATCACCACGCCCGGCAACGGCCCGTACAGCGCCCCCTTTGCGTCAGCCATGGATGACACGTCCGCCTGGTGGCAAGTAGACCTCGGCGCTTCCTACCCTCTGTCGAAGATCCAGATCCTTTTCCGTCAGGACGGCGTCGACAATCCGGCCGAAAGGCAGGACCTCCAGATCTGGGTGTCCAACTTCCCCGGAATCTCACATGACCACACCATCGCCTGCTCCATCGGCGCTATGCCCCTGCCCTACCAGTCCAGCTACAATTGCCCCGCCCCACTGGGGATCTGGCGCTACGTGACCGTCACCAAGCCAGGCCACCTGGTTCTGGGTCAAGTCCGCGTCTTCGGCGCCACAACCATCACTCCAGACCCCTGTTCTCAGGGCGAGGATCAGCCGGCCCCTCCGGCGTGCGCAGCTGGTGCAAGCAACCAGCAGGCCATCTCGAACTGCCCGCCCACCTCCGCAACGTGCCTGCAGCGCCTGGCAGGTACCGGTACAGGAACACTGCAGCTCATCGCTCGGGCACGTTCAGACAGCGCAGACTTTGAGCAGAAGGCCCGCGATACCGATCCGGACACCGCGGCCCACGACCTGTGCCCCATTGCCACATCGATCACATCTCACAGCCAGGCGGCAGCGTTCAGATTCCCCCCGAGCTGGTGGTATTGCTGA